The Methanobrevibacter millerae genome includes the window CGAAGAATTCTCAACAGAAGATTTAAAAGAATTATATGCAAAAAGATGGACAGTAGAAACAGGATTCGATAGACTAAAAAATTTAATAGAAATCGAAGATTTCAGCGGAATACGAAGACCAATAATCGAACAAGATTTTTACGCACACATATTCATTTAGAACCTAGCAATAACCATAAAAAACCATGCAGAAAACAATATAACAAGAACACCAAGAAATAAAGATAAAAAAATAATTTATCAGTCGAATTTCGCAAAAATAACAGGAAATATCTATTTATTCTTCTTTGACATACTATTTGAATCGAGAACAAAAAGAGAAGAAATAATCGATTTTATAATAAAAGAAGCATCTAAAGAACTAACACAATACGAAGAACATCAATATGATGAAAAAGAGCGAAAAACCCCCGGATGTTAATAATAAACATCCAGGAAACAAGAAAAAAACACACTAATCCAAAATTAAACACACACAAAATTAGTGAGTTTTCACATCTTGTTTAATTTTTTGTTCTCAAATAATATAAAAAACTTACGAAAAATCAATTATCTATACAAAAATAATATAACAATGTTATTAAAAACCAATTATGATGAAAAATTTCATCCAAAAATATATTAAGTTTCTAGGAATGGTATGTTATGACAAGGGTTATATACTATAATTAAAATATTAATTAATATACACAAATATTTTTTAAAAATATTAGAAGCACATATTTTTTAAAGGAGGTAATTAAATGGCAAAAGAGATTTTAGCAACACCTACATTGCATGGAAATGCCACTAAAGCATTTTTAGATGATATGATGCGTCCAGATAATGAAAAAGAGATTGAAATTAAAGAAAGAATTAAAAATGGAAATCATATTAAATTTCTTTAAATTATTTTTATATTCTTTTTAAATCTTTATATAATGTGATAGTAGTTTTTTGATTTCTTTCTGCAGTTCTTTTTAATTTTTCTGGTCGTTCTATTTTTATATGTTGAAATGCATTATCATAATAAAATTTTCTTACTTTACAATATGCATCAACTGTAATAAATTTAACTCCAATTTTTAAAGATATATTTTTTATTTCAGAACATATGTTGTCTAATATTTTAGTTCCTATACCTTTTTTTTGATAATCTTCATGTATGGCTAATCTTCCAATTTTTATAGCAGGAAAACTTTTATATGAGCATTCATATTCTTTTGGAATATCTTTTATGTTTATACTATCTGCAAGTAAACTAAAAAATCCAATTATTTTATTCTCATGTATTAAAAGATAAGTTGTATTTATATTGTCTTCCTGCTGGTTTAATGCATCATCTTTTAAAAAATTATCCATATCATTTAGGCCACAGTGAAAACTAGATAATTCATGTTCTTTAGTTAATTTAATAATATTATAATCGATTTGCTCAATATCATTAGTCATATATCAATGTATGTATTTAGTGGTTAATATGATTTAGGGGTAATTTGTTGTTATAAATATTGATTTTCATATTATGTTATTTTTCAATTAATATATGCTAACTCCTCCAACTTCACATATTGGATCTTTAATTAATTTTAATAATGGATTATTTTCATTTGATATATTTATCAATTTTGATTTTATTTACAATTTTATTTGGACTTATTATCAAGATTTCTCATCAACTGTCAATTTCTAAAATATTTTTTTACATTACCTTACTCAATTCATTTAAAATCACAATCTGTTTTTACCAGTTTAACTTTTCAGTTAATTTTCCTTTAAGTTTTTATCCATAATACTTATTTAATTGAGACTA containing:
- a CDS encoding GNAT family N-acetyltransferase, yielding MTNDIEQIDYNIIKLTKEHELSSFHCGLNDMDNFLKDDALNQQEDNINTTYLLIHENKIIGFFSLLADSINIKDIPKEYECSYKSFPAIKIGRLAIHEDYQKKGIGTKILDNICSEIKNISLKIGVKFITVDAYCKVRKFYYDNAFQHIKIERPEKLKRTAERNQKTTITLYKDLKRI